Proteins from one Mucilaginibacter jinjuensis genomic window:
- a CDS encoding polysaccharide deacetylase family protein encodes MSKLLSTILPLCLLAAVSCQSKPVEKTANTKTSSTTSVSKLVASGPVASASVIMGRKQVPVLCYHQIRDWKPTDSKTAKDYIIPIAAFKEHMKMLADSGYHTILPDQLYAYLANGAALPSKPIVLTFDDTDLDQFTIARPEMKKYGFKGVFFIMTVSLGRPHYMSKEQVKQLSDEGNIIGSHTWDHHNFKKFAGKDWETQLDKPTKKLEEITGKKIDYFAYPFGLWNEQGLPELHKRGFKIAFQLADKRDANDPLMTVRRILDSGYWSTKTLSNSIKHSF; translated from the coding sequence ATGTCAAAGCTGTTATCTACTATCCTCCCCCTCTGCCTGCTGGCGGCAGTATCATGCCAGTCTAAACCAGTTGAAAAAACCGCAAACACTAAAACTTCAAGCACAACTTCGGTAAGTAAATTGGTTGCATCTGGTCCTGTGGCTTCAGCATCTGTTATTATGGGCCGCAAACAAGTGCCTGTTTTATGTTACCACCAGATCCGCGACTGGAAACCTACCGATTCTAAAACTGCTAAAGATTATATTATCCCTATTGCCGCTTTTAAAGAACACATGAAAATGTTGGCCGATAGCGGGTACCATACCATACTGCCCGATCAGCTTTATGCTTACCTGGCTAACGGTGCTGCTTTACCAAGCAAACCAATTGTATTAACTTTTGACGATACCGATTTAGACCAGTTTACCATTGCCCGCCCGGAAATGAAGAAATACGGCTTTAAAGGCGTATTCTTCATCATGACGGTATCATTAGGCCGCCCGCATTACATGAGCAAAGAGCAGGTTAAACAACTGTCTGACGAAGGTAACATTATCGGCAGCCATACCTGGGACCACCATAACTTCAAGAAATTTGCAGGCAAAGACTGGGAAACCCAGTTAGATAAACCAACCAAAAAACTGGAAGAAATTACAGGCAAAAAAATCGACTACTTCGCTTACCCATTCGGTTTGTGGAACGAACAAGGTTTGCCTGAATTGCACAAACGCGGCTTCAAAATCGCATTCCAACTGGCTGACAAACGCGATGCTAACGACCCATTAATGACTGTTAGACGTATCCTCGACAGCGGTTACTGGAGCACTAAAACTTTGAGCAATAGTATTAAACATAGTTTTTAA
- a CDS encoding polyprenol monophosphomannose synthase — protein sequence MPDSLVIIPTYNEKENIERMIRKVFSLTHDFHLLIIDDGSPDGTANIVKNLQYEYPHKLFIEERAGKQGLGTAYIHGFRWAIKHSYDYIFEMDADFSHNPEDLIKLRQACIDGADVAVGSRYIKGVNVVNWPMSRVLMSYFASVYVRFITGIDVRDSTAGFVGYKSRVFDVLNLDKIKFVGYAFQIEMKYTAIKHGFKLVEIPIIFTDRTEGTSKMSTGIFREAFIGVIQMKINSIFRKYPEG from the coding sequence GTGCCCGACAGTTTAGTTATTATCCCTACCTACAATGAAAAGGAAAATATCGAACGGATGATCCGTAAGGTATTTTCGCTTACTCATGACTTTCATTTGCTCATCATTGATGATGGTTCGCCCGATGGTACAGCCAATATTGTGAAAAACCTGCAATACGAGTATCCTCATAAATTATTTATCGAAGAACGTGCCGGCAAACAAGGCTTAGGTACTGCATACATCCATGGTTTTAGATGGGCTATTAAACATAGCTACGACTATATTTTTGAGATGGATGCCGATTTTTCGCACAATCCCGAAGACCTAATTAAGCTACGCCAGGCTTGTATCGATGGTGCCGATGTTGCCGTGGGTTCGCGCTATATTAAAGGCGTAAATGTGGTTAACTGGCCAATGAGCCGTGTGCTGATGAGTTATTTTGCATCGGTATACGTACGCTTTATTACAGGCATTGATGTGCGGGATTCTACTGCTGGTTTTGTTGGCTACAAAAGCCGCGTGTTTGATGTGCTTAACCTCGACAAGATTAAATTTGTAGGCTATGCCTTCCAGATTGAAATGAAGTATACGGCTATTAAACATGGCTTTAAACTGGTAGAAATACCTATCATTTTTACCGACCGTACCGAAGGCACCTCCAAAATGTCGACCGGTATTTTCCGCGAAGCCTTTATCGGTGTTATACAGATGAAGATCAATAGCATTTTCAGGAAGTATCCGGAAGGATAA
- a CDS encoding GH92 family glycosyl hydrolase, whose translation MKKLFLPVLLFAALNTFAQQVNKITDPADWVNPLMGSQSKVDLSNGNTYPAIALPWGMNTWSPQTGTMGNGWMYTYDADKIRGFKQTHQPSPWMNDYGQFAIMPVTGKAKFTQDDRASWFSHKAEISKPYYYSVYLADADVTTEITPTERAAQFRFTFPKTDSSFIVVDPFNRGSYIKILPKEQKIIGYTTRYARGKYTNFKNYFVIYVDKPFTYNRTWHGKTFAGADTLELQNDHAGAIIGFKTVKGEQVHLRVASSFISSEQAELNLKRELANDSFDATKQKAHDVWNKTLSRINVEGGSVDQTRTFYSCLYRMLFFPNKLYEINAKNEIVHWSPYNGKILPGYMFAGTGFWDTFRALYPFLNLMYPSINKEMQEGLINDYKEGGWLPEWSSPGYADIMVGNNSASVVSDAYAKGLRGYDINKLYEALIHGANNEGPISAVGRYGVKYYNELGYVPYDVKIDENAARTIEYAYDDFAIYQLGKALHRPKEETDLYKNRALNYKNLFDLQTGLMRGKNKDGSWETPFNPFKWGDAFTEGNSWHYSWGVLHDMNGLIKLMGGKEKFTNKLDSLFSLPPIFDDSYYGEVIHEIREMQIMNMGQYAHGNQPIQHAIYLYNYAGQPWKTQYWAREAMNRLYKATPDGYCGDEDNGQTSAWYVFSALGFYPVCPAVDQYVLGAPLFKKVTLNLENGKTVVINAPANSATNKYVKAMQYNGKPYDLNWLSHSGLMQGAVINFDMSAQPNKTRGTKETSFPYSMSLQGDK comes from the coding sequence ATGAAAAAACTATTTCTACCCGTGTTGCTGTTTGCAGCACTTAACACCTTTGCCCAGCAAGTAAACAAAATTACAGACCCAGCCGACTGGGTAAACCCTTTAATGGGTAGCCAATCAAAAGTCGACCTATCTAACGGTAACACCTACCCTGCCATTGCGCTACCCTGGGGTATGAACACATGGAGCCCACAAACCGGCACAATGGGGAACGGCTGGATGTACACTTATGATGCCGATAAAATTCGTGGCTTTAAACAAACGCACCAGCCATCGCCCTGGATGAATGATTATGGCCAGTTTGCCATTATGCCTGTTACCGGTAAAGCCAAGTTTACGCAAGACGATCGCGCCAGCTGGTTTAGCCACAAAGCAGAAATCTCCAAACCCTACTATTACAGCGTTTACCTGGCCGATGCCGATGTAACTACTGAAATAACCCCTACAGAACGGGCAGCACAGTTCCGCTTCACCTTCCCGAAAACGGATAGTTCATTTATTGTGGTTGATCCGTTTAACAGGGGTTCATACATTAAAATTCTGCCTAAAGAGCAAAAGATAATTGGTTACACCACCCGTTATGCACGCGGTAAGTACACCAACTTTAAAAACTACTTTGTGATTTATGTAGATAAACCCTTTACCTATAACCGTACCTGGCATGGCAAAACCTTTGCCGGTGCAGATACTCTGGAGTTACAGAACGACCATGCGGGTGCCATCATAGGCTTTAAAACAGTTAAAGGCGAGCAGGTGCATTTACGTGTGGCTTCCTCATTCATCAGCTCAGAACAAGCCGAACTGAATTTGAAACGCGAGCTGGCTAACGATAGCTTCGATGCAACCAAACAAAAAGCGCATGATGTTTGGAATAAAACCCTAAGTCGTATTAATGTAGAAGGTGGTTCGGTAGATCAAACACGTACATTTTACTCGTGCCTGTACCGCATGCTGTTTTTCCCGAATAAGCTTTACGAGATTAATGCCAAGAACGAGATTGTGCACTGGAGCCCCTACAATGGCAAGATACTGCCGGGTTATATGTTTGCCGGTACCGGTTTCTGGGATACTTTCAGGGCGTTGTATCCTTTCTTAAACCTCATGTATCCATCTATCAACAAAGAGATGCAGGAAGGCCTGATTAACGATTACAAAGAGGGCGGCTGGTTGCCCGAGTGGAGCAGCCCCGGTTATGCCGATATTATGGTGGGCAATAACTCAGCTTCGGTAGTGTCTGATGCTTACGCCAAAGGACTGCGTGGTTATGATATTAATAAGTTGTACGAAGCTTTAATTCACGGTGCTAATAACGAAGGCCCGATCTCGGCAGTGGGTCGCTATGGTGTTAAATATTATAACGAACTGGGCTATGTACCTTATGATGTTAAGATTGACGAAAACGCTGCTCGCACCATTGAGTATGCTTATGATGATTTTGCGATTTACCAGTTGGGTAAAGCCTTACATCGCCCTAAAGAAGAAACTGACCTGTATAAAAACCGTGCGCTGAACTATAAAAACCTGTTCGACCTGCAAACCGGGTTAATGCGTGGTAAAAACAAGGATGGCAGTTGGGAAACGCCATTTAACCCTTTTAAATGGGGCGATGCTTTTACCGAGGGCAACAGCTGGCACTACTCGTGGGGCGTTTTGCACGACATGAACGGCTTAATTAAGCTAATGGGCGGTAAAGAAAAATTCACCAACAAACTGGATTCTTTGTTTTCATTACCACCAATATTTGATGACAGTTATTATGGCGAAGTGATCCACGAGATCCGCGAAATGCAGATTATGAACATGGGCCAGTATGCACACGGTAATCAGCCAATTCAGCATGCCATTTATTTGTACAATTATGCTGGCCAGCCATGGAAAACCCAATACTGGGCCCGCGAAGCCATGAACCGTTTATACAAAGCAACACCAGATGGCTATTGCGGCGATGAGGATAATGGCCAAACTTCGGCCTGGTATGTATTCTCGGCATTGGGCTTCTACCCGGTTTGCCCCGCGGTGGATCAGTACGTACTTGGTGCGCCATTGTTCAAAAAGGTTACGCTTAATTTAGAAAATGGTAAAACAGTTGTTATTAATGCACCTGCTAACAGTGCTACCAACAAATACGTTAAGGCGATGCAATACAATGGCAAACCTTACGATTTAAACTGGTTAAGCCATAGCGGGTTAATGCAGGGCGCTGTTATTAATTTCGATATGTCGGCCCAACCTAATAAAACCCGTGGAACTAAGGAAACATCGTTCCCATATTCTATGTCGTTACAGGGCGATAAATAA
- the queG gene encoding tRNA epoxyqueuosine(34) reductase QueG: MFNNRAAYSQLIKTEAQNLGFLFCGIAKAEFLEQEAPRLENWLQKGMHGEMTYMENYFDKRLDPRLLVDGAKSVISLGLNYYSDNQQLDPSAPKISKYAFGADYHTVIKDKLKQLLAIINEKIGEVGGRAFVDSAPVLDKAWAKKAGLGWIGKNSNLISKKTGSFFFLAELIVDIELEYDIEPTADHCGTCTRCIDACPTDAIVAPQIVNGSRCISYLTIELKNEIPAEFKGKMDGWMFGCDICQDVCPWNKFSLLHQEQSFDPHPELLGMNTADWNEITEDVFRKVFKNSAVKRTKFDGLKRNINFLKKFD; this comes from the coding sequence ATGTTCAATAACCGCGCAGCATATAGCCAACTCATTAAAACCGAGGCTCAAAACCTGGGCTTTTTGTTTTGTGGTATAGCTAAGGCAGAGTTTTTAGAACAGGAAGCCCCACGTTTGGAAAACTGGCTACAAAAAGGCATGCATGGCGAAATGACCTACATGGAAAACTATTTCGACAAACGCCTCGACCCTCGATTGCTGGTTGATGGAGCTAAATCTGTTATCTCATTAGGCTTAAATTATTATTCAGATAATCAACAACTTGATCCCTCAGCTCCCAAAATTTCTAAATATGCTTTTGGAGCCGATTACCATACGGTAATTAAAGATAAGCTGAAGCAGTTGCTGGCTATCATTAACGAAAAGATCGGCGAAGTTGGCGGCCGTGCGTTTGTAGATTCGGCTCCGGTACTGGATAAGGCATGGGCAAAGAAAGCCGGCCTGGGTTGGATCGGCAAAAACTCCAACCTCATCAGTAAAAAAACAGGTTCATTCTTCTTTTTGGCTGAACTGATTGTAGATATTGAACTGGAATACGACATTGAACCTACTGCCGACCATTGCGGTACCTGCACCCGCTGTATTGATGCCTGCCCTACTGATGCCATTGTAGCCCCACAGATAGTTAACGGCAGCCGTTGTATCTCTTACCTTACCATCGAACTTAAAAACGAAATACCGGCCGAATTTAAAGGCAAAATGGATGGCTGGATGTTTGGCTGCGATATTTGCCAGGATGTTTGCCCCTGGAACAAGTTCTCCCTGCTTCATCAGGAACAATCCTTCGACCCCCACCCCGAATTACTGGGTATGAACACCGCCGACTGGAACGAAATCACTGAAGATGTTTTCAGAAAGGTATTTAAAAACTCGGCCGTTAAACGTACCAAGTTTGATGGGCTGAAAAGGAATATTAACTTTTTGAAGAAGTTTGATTAA
- a CDS encoding 3'-5' exonuclease, which produces MKLNLKRPLAFFDLEATGTHIGVDRIVEISVIKLMPDGSEEVKTWRVNPEMPIPYETSIIHGIYDEHIKDEPNFKTLATDVAEFIGDSDLAGFNSNKFDIPMLMEEFLRAGIPFDIDNRHLVDVQNIFHQMEQRTLKAAYRFYCGKDIINAHSAEADTRATMEVLLAQLERYENKEFEDREGNKSTPVVADVEALHVFTNMNKNVDFAGRMVFNADGHEVFNFGKHKGKRVEDVFEVEPSYYSWMMQGDFPLYTKRKIETIYKRWNEARNAARPKPVQQPKQEASSLEKPLTEKPSKPYQQQNKPYQQNKPYQQNQDFKKKEEPAKPVNEDMLKLLADKFKKG; this is translated from the coding sequence ATGAAATTAAATTTAAAGCGCCCACTGGCTTTCTTTGATCTGGAAGCAACAGGTACACATATAGGGGTAGACCGTATTGTAGAGATTTCTGTTATAAAGCTAATGCCCGATGGTAGCGAAGAAGTTAAAACATGGCGTGTAAACCCCGAAATGCCCATCCCTTATGAAACATCTATTATACATGGTATTTATGATGAACACATTAAGGATGAGCCTAACTTTAAAACCTTAGCCACCGATGTTGCCGAATTTATTGGCGATAGCGATTTGGCCGGTTTTAACTCTAACAAGTTCGATATCCCGATGCTGATGGAAGAGTTTCTGCGTGCAGGCATCCCGTTTGATATCGATAACCGCCATTTGGTTGATGTGCAAAACATTTTCCACCAGATGGAACAGCGTACCTTAAAAGCGGCTTACCGTTTTTATTGTGGCAAAGACATCATCAACGCGCACAGTGCCGAAGCTGATACCCGTGCCACGATGGAAGTATTGCTGGCCCAGTTGGAGCGTTATGAAAATAAGGAATTTGAAGACCGTGAAGGCAATAAATCAACCCCGGTGGTTGCTGATGTAGAGGCCCTGCACGTTTTTACCAACATGAATAAAAATGTTGACTTTGCAGGCCGTATGGTATTTAATGCTGATGGCCACGAGGTATTTAACTTTGGCAAACACAAAGGCAAAAGGGTAGAAGACGTGTTTGAGGTTGAGCCAAGCTATTACTCATGGATGATGCAGGGCGATTTTCCGTTGTACACCAAACGTAAAATAGAAACTATCTACAAGCGTTGGAACGAAGCCCGCAATGCAGCCCGCCCTAAACCGGTGCAGCAGCCAAAACAAGAGGCATCTTCACTTGAGAAACCGCTTACTGAGAAGCCTAGCAAACCGTATCAGCAACAAAATAAACCATACCAACAAAACAAACCTTATCAGCAAAATCAGGATTTTAAGAAGAAAGAAGAACCTGCAAAACCAGTTAATGAGGATATGCTGAAGCTTTTGGCTGATAAATTTAAGAAAGGATAA
- the ruvB gene encoding Holliday junction branch migration DNA helicase RuvB, producing MNEHLDPDRERLSPTERDIEKVLRPQAFEDFTGQHKILANLRIFVQAARQRGEALDHVLLHGPPGLGKTTLSHIIANEMGVGIKITSGPVLDKPGDLAGLLTNLEAGDILFIDEIHRLSPLVEEYLYSAMEDFKIDIMLESGPNARSVQISLNPFTLVGATTRSGLLTAPLRARFGINSRLEYYDAKLLTTIVLRSSDILKTPISDEGAYEIARRSRGTPRIANALLRRTRDFAQIKGNGTIDTDIAQYALNALNVDEHGLDEMDNKILVTIIQKFKGGPVGLKTIATAVGEDEGTIEEVYEPFLIQEGYLMRTARGREVTDFAYKHLGILRTGGTGTLF from the coding sequence ATGAATGAGCATCTTGATCCCGACCGCGAACGCCTTTCACCTACCGAGCGCGACATTGAAAAAGTGTTACGGCCGCAGGCATTTGAAGACTTTACCGGTCAGCATAAAATATTAGCCAACCTACGGATCTTTGTACAGGCCGCCCGCCAGCGTGGTGAAGCGCTTGACCATGTTTTACTGCATGGCCCCCCGGGTTTGGGTAAAACTACTCTGTCGCATATTATTGCCAATGAGATGGGCGTGGGTATCAAGATCACATCCGGCCCGGTACTGGATAAACCCGGCGATTTGGCCGGATTATTAACCAACCTGGAAGCCGGCGATATTTTATTTATTGATGAAATTCACCGTCTTAGCCCATTGGTTGAAGAGTATCTGTACTCGGCCATGGAGGATTTTAAGATAGATATTATGCTCGAATCTGGCCCTAATGCCCGTTCGGTACAGATCTCTTTAAATCCGTTTACTTTGGTTGGTGCTACCACCCGTTCGGGCTTGTTAACAGCTCCACTTCGTGCACGTTTCGGTATTAATTCGAGGTTAGAGTATTATGATGCCAAGTTGCTCACTACCATTGTACTTCGTTCATCAGATATATTAAAAACACCTATCAGCGATGAAGGTGCTTATGAAATTGCCCGCCGCAGCCGTGGTACGCCGCGTATTGCCAACGCCCTGCTGCGCCGCACACGCGATTTTGCCCAGATAAAGGGTAATGGTACTATAGATACCGACATTGCCCAATATGCCTTGAATGCCCTTAATGTAGATGAACATGGTTTAGATGAAATGGACAATAAGATATTGGTTACCATTATCCAAAAGTTTAAAGGCGGCCCTGTTGGTTTAAAAACCATTGCTACTGCCGTTGGGGAGGATGAGGGCACTATTGAAGAAGTTTACGAACCCTTTTTAATACAGGAAGGCTACCTGATGCGTACTGCTCGCGGCCGCGAGGTTACTGATTTTGCCTACAAACACTTAGGCATATTAAGGACAGGCGGAACAGGTACTTTGTTTTAG
- a CDS encoding transglutaminase domain-containing protein: MKYFLPLFFLLLTINYQSFAEDFEFGKITDQEIQMKRYNKDTNAHAVVLNEYGKAYVSTGDHIRLQFEHHVKIKIFDSKAFNSEGNIVIRLDKEDSNIFETARDIEAITSYLDDDGILRQTSLDQSKIFHVNQNKYFDLVKFDMPNMRRGCVIEYKYKTESPFLFNFHTWDFQDDIPKMHSEYHASIPGVFDYNISLRGALKLTKNTSEIDRECFSYFGTKCDCSNLAFIMDDVPAFVREEYMTASKNFISAIYFEMSQRQDFNTGAKVKITKEWKDVDYSLKSNEYFGSQIKRSGLMKDRVKDVIAGKTDEMAKAKALYEFVQKSFKWNNFYGKYSDDGIRTALDKHTGNIGDINLTLIAALKASDINTEAVLLSTRDHGIVNRLFPVESDFDYVIAKVNIGEKSYLLDASDPLLGFGMLPLRCINDQGRVISFEKPSYWIDIKEPQKESSVSNLNLILQPNGKITGTFKEFSSGYAAYRKREEIKEFNSFDEYAEHLDERFPKVKILKSEIEGLDSLDNPIAETYEIEIDGYKSMQHDRLSFNPFIFGHLQVNPFKLADRTYPVDMGVPSDERFSMTLHLPDNFTVESASKDQGFSLPDNGGRLISNLSNDTESCTYSQALSFYKPVYSVDEYPSLKEFYNKVVQAEGSEIIFKKKQ; the protein is encoded by the coding sequence ATGAAATACTTTCTACCCCTATTCTTTTTACTCTTAACTATTAATTATCAATCATTTGCTGAAGATTTCGAGTTCGGAAAGATAACCGACCAGGAAATACAAATGAAAAGATACAACAAGGATACCAATGCCCATGCTGTTGTACTTAATGAATATGGCAAAGCATACGTCAGTACCGGCGATCACATCAGGCTACAATTTGAGCATCATGTTAAAATTAAAATCTTTGACAGCAAGGCATTTAATTCGGAGGGAAATATCGTAATCCGCCTTGATAAGGAAGATTCAAACATTTTCGAAACCGCACGTGATATTGAAGCAATAACCTCTTACCTGGATGATGATGGCATTTTAAGACAAACCTCGCTCGATCAGTCAAAGATCTTTCATGTTAACCAGAACAAATATTTCGACCTTGTAAAATTCGATATGCCCAATATGCGTAGAGGTTGCGTTATTGAGTACAAATACAAAACAGAATCGCCATTCCTGTTTAATTTTCATACCTGGGATTTTCAAGATGATATTCCTAAAATGCACTCGGAGTACCATGCCAGCATCCCCGGTGTGTTTGATTACAATATCAGCCTAAGAGGCGCTTTAAAGCTTACAAAAAACACCTCAGAGATAGATAGAGAGTGCTTCTCATATTTCGGCACAAAATGCGATTGTAGTAATTTGGCTTTCATTATGGATGATGTGCCGGCTTTTGTAAGAGAAGAATATATGACCGCATCTAAAAACTTTATTTCTGCCATTTACTTCGAGATGTCGCAACGACAAGATTTTAATACCGGTGCAAAAGTAAAGATTACCAAGGAATGGAAAGATGTTGACTATTCGCTTAAAAGCAATGAATACTTTGGCAGCCAGATTAAGCGAAGCGGGTTAATGAAAGACCGGGTTAAAGATGTGATAGCCGGTAAAACCGATGAAATGGCAAAAGCTAAAGCACTGTACGAATTTGTGCAAAAAAGCTTTAAATGGAACAATTTTTATGGCAAGTACAGTGACGATGGTATCAGGACGGCTTTAGACAAACATACCGGCAATATTGGTGATATTAACCTCACCCTAATCGCTGCCTTAAAAGCATCAGATATTAATACAGAAGCTGTATTGCTTTCAACCCGCGATCATGGTATAGTTAACCGGTTATTCCCGGTAGAGAGTGATTTTGATTATGTGATTGCCAAGGTAAATATTGGAGAAAAAAGCTATCTGCTCGATGCATCAGACCCGCTGCTTGGTTTTGGGATGCTGCCACTGCGTTGTATTAATGATCAGGGACGGGTAATCAGTTTCGAAAAACCATCTTACTGGATCGATATTAAAGAACCGCAAAAGGAAAGCAGCGTAAGTAATTTGAACCTCATTTTGCAGCCCAATGGAAAAATAACAGGAACGTTTAAAGAATTTTCGAGCGGATACGCGGCTTATCGTAAAAGAGAAGAAATAAAAGAATTTAACTCTTTCGATGAGTATGCTGAACACCTGGATGAGCGTTTCCCAAAAGTTAAAATTCTGAAATCTGAAATTGAAGGTCTGGATAGCCTTGATAATCCAATTGCAGAAACGTACGAAATTGAAATAGATGGTTACAAAAGCATGCAGCACGACAGGCTAAGCTTTAATCCGTTTATTTTTGGCCATTTACAGGTAAACCCGTTCAAACTTGCAGACCGCACCTACCCGGTTGACATGGGCGTACCATCTGACGAACGCTTTAGTATGACGCTGCACTTGCCTGACAACTTTACAGTAGAAAGTGCATCAAAAGACCAGGGATTTAGCTTACCGGATAATGGCGGCAGGTTAATAAGCAACCTATCAAACGATACAGAAAGCTGTACCTATTCGCAGGCTTTATCATTTTACAAGCCGGTATACAGCGTTGACGAGTACCCGTCTTTGAAAGAGTTCTACAACAAAGTTGTTCAGGCAGAAGGTTCGGAAATTATTTTCAAGAAAAAACAATGA
- a CDS encoding DUF3857 domain-containing transglutaminase family protein — translation MRLLVLTSALLLGICQLAGAQSYQADLIPKNLLPYASAVVRTDETIVTIKDNDNVTYHFKHAITVLNKNGEDDAEIYLWHNKNRSIRAVKGVIYDEFGKPVSKFSESDFKDNNAYDGFSLFLDERIKVYTPPATAYPYTVEYEYDIHTNQTLNISPWFPTSKNGVAVEHSSYNLLCKPGTTIRYKETDYPGKVETGTDEKGMQTYNWKINNVPARRSEPYSPNKNTYITSVRIAVKNFVYEGVNGSYTDWNDLGKWIYDKLLVNRRGLPPETIQQMKNLTANVTDPMEKARIIYKYMQRKTRYVSIQIGIGGYQPFPASEVDQLSYGDCKGLVNYTQALLKAVNIDSYYCVVKSGSEKASLKSDFASMDQADHIILCLPFKSDTTWLECTNKSIPFGFLGDFTDDRWVLACTPEGGKLLHTPKYTAQQNKEEIKANLTLAPTGELAGNITSVYEGTQYDNEDYILSDAYTEQVKRMQKQYPISNLTVEDLKFRADKSIKPVLTETLKFNAPEYAAATDGQLQFMVNAVNRIEDVPREVRNRHNPVYINRGYTDEDVITYTLPEGYHVDRTLLDVNLHKNFGSYVANVTVKDNKLIYTRKMQIIDGTYAKEDYNDLVEFYQAAADADDYRMTIVKNK, via the coding sequence ATGAGATTATTAGTACTTACCTCGGCTTTGTTACTGGGTATTTGTCAGTTGGCTGGTGCGCAAAGTTACCAGGCCGATCTTATCCCCAAAAATCTACTTCCCTATGCAAGTGCGGTAGTCCGTACCGACGAAACGATCGTTACCATTAAGGATAATGACAATGTAACTTATCACTTTAAGCACGCTATAACCGTATTAAATAAAAACGGGGAGGATGATGCAGAGATATATTTGTGGCATAATAAAAACCGCTCTATCAGGGCTGTAAAGGGTGTTATTTATGATGAGTTTGGCAAACCTGTATCTAAATTCAGTGAAAGCGATTTTAAGGATAACAATGCTTATGACGGCTTTTCGCTCTTTTTAGATGAAAGAATAAAGGTTTATACCCCACCAGCTACTGCTTATCCTTACACGGTAGAATACGAGTATGATATACATACCAATCAAACCTTAAATATATCGCCCTGGTTTCCAACATCTAAAAACGGTGTGGCTGTAGAGCATAGCTCTTACAATCTGCTATGCAAACCGGGTACTACTATCAGGTATAAAGAAACCGACTACCCCGGCAAAGTTGAAACAGGCACAGATGAGAAAGGGATGCAGACCTACAACTGGAAAATTAATAACGTGCCGGCACGCCGCAGCGAACCGTATAGCCCCAACAAAAACACCTATATAACCAGTGTACGGATAGCGGTTAAAAATTTTGTTTATGAAGGTGTTAATGGTAGCTATACCGATTGGAATGACCTGGGCAAATGGATTTACGATAAATTACTGGTTAACCGCAGGGGCTTACCGCCAGAAACCATCCAGCAAATGAAAAACCTTACCGCCAATGTTACCGACCCGATGGAGAAGGCCCGTATTATCTATAAATACATGCAGCGCAAAACCCGTTATGTAAGCATACAAATAGGTATTGGCGGCTATCAGCCTTTTCCGGCCAGCGAGGTTGATCAGTTGAGTTATGGTGATTGTAAAGGCTTGGTTAATTACACCCAGGCCTTGTTAAAAGCTGTAAATATAGACTCGTATTATTGCGTGGTAAAATCAGGCAGTGAGAAAGCAAGTCTTAAAAGCGATTTTGCCAGCATGGACCAAGCCGATCATATTATATTGTGCCTGCCTTTTAAAAGCGATACCACTTGGCTTGAATGTACCAACAAAAGCATACCTTTTGGATTTTTGGGTGATTTTACAGACGACAGATGGGTACTGGCCTGTACGCCAGAAGGCGGTAAATTACTGCACACACCCAAATACACTGCCCAGCAAAACAAAGAAGAGATTAAAGCAAATTTAACCTTAGCCCCTACCGGCGAATTAGCAGGCAATATTACCTCGGTATATGAGGGCACGCAATACGATAATGAAGACTATATACTTTCTGATGCCTATACAGAACAGGTTAAGCGTATGCAAAAGCAATACCCGATAAGCAATCTCACTGTAGAAGATTTGAAATTTAGAGCAGATAAAAGCATAAAGCCGGTATTAACAGAAACATTAAAATTTAATGCTCCCGAATATGCGGCTGCTACAGATGGTCAGCTGCAGTTTATGGTCAATGCTGTTAACCGCATTGAAGATGTGCCGCGTGAAGTGCGAAACAGGCATAACCCGGTATATATTAACAGGGGCTATACCGATGAAGATGTGATTACTTATACTTTGCCGGAAGGTTACCATGTTGACAGAACGCTCCTGGATGTAAACCTGCATAAAAACTTTGGCAGCTACGTTGCCAACGTAACCGTTAAAGATAATAAGCTGATTTATACCCGTAAAATGCAGATTATTGACGGTACATACGCCAAAGAAGATTATAATGACCTGGTTGAATTTTACCAGGCAGCAGCCGATGCCGACGATTATAGAATGACAATAGTTAAAAACAAATAA